In Streptomyces sp. NBC_00704, a genomic segment contains:
- a CDS encoding response regulator transcription factor, translating to MKRVLVVDDDPTVSEVVAGYLDRAGFAVDVAADGPAAVAQAALRTPDLVVLDLMLPGMDGLEVCRRIRATAPLPVIMLTARGDEEDRILGLEVGADDYVTKPFSPRELVLRVESVLRRSGAPTAARTGASGTWLRAGPLALDPAARRATRDGAELALTIREFDLLEFFIRNPGRATSREQLMQRVWGWEFGDLSTVTVHVRRLREKVEDDPARPRLISTVWGVGYRFDPPGGAEGEVGDGR from the coding sequence GTGAAACGCGTACTCGTCGTCGATGACGACCCCACCGTCTCCGAGGTCGTCGCCGGATACCTCGACCGGGCGGGCTTCGCCGTGGACGTGGCCGCCGACGGCCCGGCCGCCGTCGCCCAGGCCGCCCTGCGCACCCCCGACCTGGTCGTGCTGGACCTGATGCTCCCCGGCATGGACGGGCTCGAGGTCTGCCGCCGCATCCGCGCGACCGCGCCCCTCCCGGTGATCATGCTGACCGCGCGCGGCGACGAGGAGGACCGCATCCTCGGCCTGGAGGTCGGCGCGGACGACTACGTCACCAAGCCCTTCAGCCCCCGGGAGCTGGTCCTGCGGGTGGAGTCCGTGCTGCGCCGGTCCGGCGCGCCGACCGCCGCCCGGACCGGGGCGTCGGGGACCTGGCTGCGCGCCGGACCGCTCGCCCTGGACCCGGCCGCCCGGCGCGCCACCCGCGACGGCGCCGAACTGGCCCTCACCATCCGGGAGTTCGACCTGCTGGAGTTCTTCATCCGGAACCCCGGCCGGGCGACGAGCCGGGAGCAGCTGATGCAGCGGGTCTGGGGCTGGGAGTTCGGCGATCTGTCGACGGTCACCGTGCACGTGCGGCGACTGCGCGAGAAGGTCGAGGACGACCCGGCCCGCCCCCGTCTGATCAGCACCGTGTGGGGCGTCGGCTACCGCTTCGACCCTCCCGGCGGCGCGGAGGGCGAGGTCGGCGATGGTCGGTGA
- a CDS encoding glycosyltransferase family 2 protein codes for MINTTPPSVDVVLPCLDEAEALPWVLERIPPGWRAIVVDNGSTDGSPGIARELGARVVHEPRRGFGAACHAGLTAATADVVCFCDCDASLDPALLPAVAGPVLDGAADLVLGRRRPTSLGAWPPHARFANLELARLVRRRTGLRLHDLGPMRAARREALLALDLTDRRSGYPLQMVVRAADAGWRVTETDVPYRPRTGRSKVTGTWRGAWQAVRDMRAVLAEPPAATPTATPAAAPAAAPDRAAGVAGGVR; via the coding sequence GTGATCAACACAACCCCCCCTTCCGTGGACGTCGTGCTGCCCTGCCTCGACGAGGCCGAGGCCCTGCCGTGGGTGCTGGAGCGGATCCCGCCCGGCTGGCGCGCGATCGTCGTCGACAACGGGTCCACCGACGGGTCCCCCGGCATCGCCCGCGAGCTGGGCGCCCGGGTGGTCCACGAACCGCGGCGCGGCTTCGGCGCCGCCTGCCACGCGGGCCTCACCGCGGCGACGGCCGACGTGGTCTGCTTCTGCGACTGCGACGCCTCCCTCGACCCCGCGCTGCTGCCGGCCGTCGCCGGTCCCGTCCTCGACGGCGCCGCCGACCTGGTCCTGGGCCGGCGCCGGCCCACCTCCCTCGGCGCCTGGCCCCCGCACGCCCGGTTCGCCAACCTCGAACTGGCCCGCCTCGTGCGCAGGCGCACCGGGCTGCGCCTGCACGACCTGGGGCCCATGCGCGCCGCCCGGCGCGAAGCGCTGCTGGCGCTGGACCTGACCGACCGGCGCTCCGGCTACCCGCTGCAGATGGTGGTGCGCGCCGCCGACGCGGGCTGGCGGGTCACGGAGACCGACGTCCCCTACCGTCCGCGCACCGGCCGCTCCAAGGTCACCGGCACCTGGCGTGGCGCCTGGCAGGCCGTACGCGACATGCGCGCCGTCCTCGCCGAGCCGCCGGCCGCCACACCCACCGCCACACCCGCCGCCGCGCCCGCCGCCGCGCCGGATCGCGCAGCCGGCGTTGCGGGAGGCGTCCGGTGA
- a CDS encoding sensor histidine kinase translates to MVGDTLLIALYAAIGAAAAGLAGAAALRGLRHRSVSVSLAVVAAVTVAAMLAGTMLVSWAMFLSEHDLWVVTMVCSMAAVVSLVVALLLGRSVVRGSRELAEATRALGEDGSFTPPAAAPTAELAQLSRQLAATSDKLAASRERERTLEASRRELVAWISHDLRTPLAGLQAMTEALEDGMVDDPRIYLSRIRGEVGRMSAMVADLFELSRIQAGVLALSPTRMSVYDLVGDAIAGVDALAREHGVRLVGHGVDAVPVEVDGREMSRVLANLLVNAIRRTPADGTVAVAAHREADRVVLSVTDGCGGIAPEDLPRVFDTGWRGTDARTPPAGAGLGLAIVRGIVEAHQGRAAVCNVPGGCRFEVHLPAVV, encoded by the coding sequence ATGGTCGGTGACACGCTCCTCATCGCGCTCTACGCGGCGATCGGCGCGGCGGCCGCCGGACTGGCGGGCGCGGCGGCCCTGCGGGGCCTGCGGCACCGTTCCGTCTCCGTGTCGCTGGCCGTGGTCGCCGCCGTCACCGTGGCGGCGATGCTGGCCGGGACCATGCTGGTGTCGTGGGCGATGTTCCTCTCCGAGCACGACCTGTGGGTCGTGACGATGGTGTGCTCGATGGCGGCGGTCGTCTCGCTCGTCGTGGCGCTGCTGTTGGGCCGCAGCGTCGTCAGGGGCAGCCGGGAGCTGGCCGAGGCCACGCGCGCCCTCGGGGAGGACGGCAGCTTCACTCCGCCCGCCGCCGCGCCGACCGCGGAACTCGCGCAGCTCAGCCGCCAGTTGGCCGCGACCAGCGACAAGCTCGCCGCCTCCCGGGAACGGGAGCGCACCCTTGAGGCCTCCCGGCGCGAACTGGTCGCCTGGATCTCGCACGACCTGCGCACCCCGCTGGCCGGTCTGCAGGCGATGACCGAGGCCCTCGAGGACGGCATGGTCGACGACCCCCGGATATACCTCAGCCGCATCCGCGGGGAGGTGGGCCGGATGAGCGCCATGGTCGCCGACCTGTTCGAACTGTCGCGCATCCAGGCCGGGGTGCTCGCCCTCTCCCCCACCCGGATGTCCGTCTACGACCTCGTCGGCGACGCCATCGCCGGAGTCGACGCGCTGGCCAGGGAACACGGGGTGCGGCTCGTCGGCCACGGGGTCGACGCCGTGCCGGTGGAGGTCGACGGCCGCGAGATGTCCCGCGTCCTGGCGAACCTGCTCGTCAACGCGATCCGCCGCACGCCCGCGGACGGCACGGTCGCCGTCGCGGCGCACCGCGAGGCCGACCGCGTCGTGCTCTCGGTGACCGACGGCTGCGGCGGCATCGCCCCGGAGGACCTGCCCCGCGTCTTCGACACCGGCTGGCGCGGCACCGACGCCCGCACTCCCCCGGCCGGCGCGGGCCTCGGCCTGGCCATCGTGCGGGGCATCGTCGAGGCCCACCAGGGACGCGCGGCGGTGTGCAACGTGCCGGGCGGCTGCCGGTTCGAGGTGCACCTGCCGGCGGTGGTCTGA
- a CDS encoding TIGR04282 family arsenosugar biosynthesis glycosyltransferase, with product MSPRRTAPATPTLLVIAKEPLPGRVKTRLTPPYTPQEAAALAEAALTDTLHALLRTPARRRVLVLDGSPGAWLPSGYEVAPQAAGGLDERIAAAFGLCDDGPALLVGMDTPQLTPGLLAGVGRDGHDAWFGPAADGGFWALGLAEPARAGALVTGVEMSTDRTGAVQRRRLADAGLSVATLPTLRDVDTAADAAAVAASCPPGSRFAAAMAALAQAVR from the coding sequence GTGAGCCCGCGCCGCACCGCCCCCGCCACGCCCACCCTGCTGGTCATCGCGAAGGAACCGCTGCCCGGCCGGGTCAAGACCCGTCTGACCCCGCCCTACACGCCGCAGGAGGCCGCGGCCCTGGCCGAGGCCGCCCTGACCGACACACTGCACGCCCTGCTCCGGACCCCCGCCCGGCGCCGCGTGCTCGTTCTCGACGGGAGCCCCGGCGCCTGGCTCCCTTCCGGTTACGAGGTCGCGCCCCAGGCGGCCGGCGGCCTCGACGAGCGCATCGCCGCCGCCTTCGGGCTCTGCGACGACGGCCCGGCGCTCCTGGTCGGCATGGACACCCCGCAGCTCACCCCCGGCCTGCTGGCCGGGGTCGGCCGCGACGGGCACGACGCCTGGTTCGGACCCGCCGCCGACGGCGGCTTCTGGGCCCTGGGCCTCGCCGAACCCGCCCGCGCCGGGGCCCTCGTCACCGGCGTGGAGATGTCCACCGACCGCACCGGAGCCGTCCAGCGCCGACGGCTCGCCGACGCGGGCCTGAGCGTCGCGACGCTGCCGACGCTGCGCGACGTCGACACCGCGGCCGACGCCGCCGCCGTCGCCGCGTCCTGTCCGCCCGGCTCCCGCTTCGCCGCCGCCATGGCCGCGCTCGCCCAGGCCGTCCGTTGA
- a CDS encoding class I SAM-dependent methyltransferase, which produces MTLSIPIPASGPRADRRAPAEPGEPWTDDPYGRAVRRGRGPLYLRRMTTPPPGTPDLLPLDVERYCAAPDTADTAVLHRCAGPVLDVGCGPGRLVAALSARGMTALGVDVSPAAVALTRKRGASALRRSVFDPLPREGRWGTVLLMDGNVGIGGDPTVLLTRLRGLLRPGGRLLVEAAPHDVDERLTVRVEDADGRHGRPFAWARVGATALLRAADATGWILTGRWTSDGRVFVELHRPTARFDAVPPQRAEGPDRP; this is translated from the coding sequence GTGACGCTGTCCATCCCGATCCCGGCGAGCGGGCCACGCGCCGACCGGCGTGCGCCCGCCGAGCCGGGGGAGCCCTGGACCGACGACCCCTACGGGCGCGCCGTGCGACGCGGCCGCGGCCCCCTCTACCTGCGCCGCATGACGACGCCGCCCCCGGGGACCCCCGACCTGCTGCCCCTGGACGTGGAGCGCTACTGCGCCGCGCCCGACACCGCCGACACCGCCGTCCTGCACCGCTGCGCCGGACCCGTCCTGGACGTGGGCTGCGGCCCCGGACGCCTGGTCGCCGCACTGTCCGCCCGGGGCATGACCGCGCTCGGCGTGGACGTCAGCCCCGCCGCCGTCGCCCTCACCCGGAAACGCGGCGCAAGCGCCCTGCGGCGCTCCGTCTTCGACCCCCTCCCCAGGGAGGGGCGCTGGGGCACGGTGCTGCTGATGGACGGCAACGTCGGCATCGGCGGCGACCCTACGGTGCTGCTGACCCGCCTGCGCGGACTGCTCAGGCCCGGCGGGCGCCTGCTGGTCGAGGCCGCCCCGCACGACGTCGACGAACGGCTCACCGTCCGCGTCGAGGACGCCGACGGCCGCCACGGACGCCCCTTCGCCTGGGCCCGGGTCGGCGCCACCGCCCTGCTGCGCGCCGCCGACGCGACCGGCTGGATCCTCACCGGCCGCTGGACGAGCGACGGCCGGGTCTTCGTCGAACTGCACCGCCCCACCGCGCGGTTCGACGCCGTCCCTCCTCAGCGCGCGGAAGGACCGGACCGCCCATGA